The DNA region CCGCGAATGGTATCAATTCCTCCCACATAAAACCTTTCATAAAACGGGGCATTTCCATTAATATAACCACTTTTGCTCGAGAGAGCCAATACTTGTGCATTACCCAGACTTAAGTATTGATTCAAGTTCAGGGTATATTTAGTAAAGTTATAATCCGCACCCAAAGAATCATTCACTATCTCGCCCAACAACTCATACTTTCCACCAGTTATGGGATTGAGCCATCGGGTTTCGTCAGGAGATTCAAAAGGAAGGGCATATTTAGCCTGTATATCCTGAAATTTACAAGAGTCAAAGTCCAGATGCACAATCAAGCTCTTTATTTGGGCTGTTGGTTTTGTGGTAGTTATTTCTGGATAGTCTTCACTTACCTGAACATTCTCATCACGATATTTTAGCCAGAGATTAACATTTTTGAAAATAGCCCTTTTACCAAATTCGAGTAAAAAACCATCCTGGTCAATCCAGTATTTACCACTATCTTCATAAGGGAATTGAGTTCTTTTGTATTCATCACTGTATATTTTTAACTTAAAGGAATAAGGTGTATGGAATAAGCGGGGCTCATAAAGCGTAAATGATGAAGAATCCACATTTTTACCTTTTTTCAAACCAACTCCTAAATGCATCCCTCGATGCAGGAAATTTTCATACCAGACCTGGCAGAAACCAAAGAATTTTTCTTCATCACTATAGCCGGCATTTAAGGTAAGGGATTTGGATTTCGTTTCCTGGATTTCAAAGATGACGATTAATTTCCCCTCTTCACTACCAGGTTTGATATAGAGATTAACCTGTTCAATATACTTCAAGTTACGGATTATCTCATTCTTATCTTC from bacterium includes:
- a CDS encoding BamA/TamA family outer membrane protein, giving the protein MGRLILGGLIIFCLVTIARADSEVTGIIEKIEIQGVTKIREKFIRREITIEVGEKFDLKKAIEDKNEIIRNLKYIEQVNLYIKPGSEEGKLIVIFEIQETKSKSLTLNAGYSDEEKFFGFCQVWYENFLHRGMHLGVGLKKGKNVDSSSFTLYEPRLFHTPYSFKLKIYSDEYKRTQFPYEDSGKYWIDQDGFLLEFGKRAIFKNVNLWLKYRDENVQVSEDYPEITTTKPTAQIKSLIVHLDFDSCKFQDIQAKYALPFESPDETRWLNPITGGKYELLGEIVNDSLGADYNFTKYTLNLNQYLSLGNAQVLALSSKSGYINGNAPFYERFYVGGIDTIRGYKERGLTNTGGNKLLIFTTEYRFGLTNFIQGVLFTDAGYSWEKGKRINLDDLEYGIGTGIRIHHSLIGGISINLGYGLKKKDWEIHIGNL